The sequence ttaggttgttaggtagcttaggctgtggttagtggatctcgGTCTATTtccttgcactgttcttacttctgttttatcctatgtgcaaatctgttgctgctataatcatgattcatatgctgctttcttgtatgttgctgctatttacattgagtttttatgtttattttatatctctgtaCATGCaacttgctttcttttaattcacATGAcctgatatgattgctgtttattttccgggacaatccaattttagccggaatgctgcccaaattttttgaaaattgttttcattcttgttttggtttggcaactctgttttactctgcttcccccaaaccatttcatgaatgctagggccactttcttatcctctttgatttcctggttcataacttgcatttgtgattcactgattccaatttctgatttctttatttctattcgaatcagcatcaccctgttttctttattcgattatgagtacttctattcttacctgtgaatccttgttatatggaattttttctatgccacttactttccgaactcactaattttaatttactaatttctttttaccatactaaccctcttgatctcttttctgattactttcacttcctctaactttctcactatggcatattgatttttttctttccatttaacattaattcaatcacatttcaattactcattttccttattctatttctcccttaccgctttgagtttcctttgtttaaattgcctatttgctttcatATTTTATCCATTtcttggttttctatttttcaggatgtctgcctcacaaaggaaaggcaaaggcaaggctactggcaagcgcaagcgaggagattcctcccagtccatcattgctctaatgcacgatttctcatggcgggagaagaacttcacacagcaggaaaaagcttaccagctgctcccttcgactgatcctataaaatttgcaaactggTACTGTGggctgaagtacccgacttttgcaaactccagaaatctatacctggaacgtaccttgaagattccagaagccctccagcaatacaccactgagcaaatcaagcaaaggggttggttctttctggagagaccactgacataggtcaatgcatcttgggtacgggaattctattgcaactactaccttactaccctagatgcagtgaacctaaggggaaagcaaattctggtcactgaggaggccatagagaccgttctccagctcccagccaagtccgatcagccagatggttatgcacaggctgaggaggacatgggccagatgcggtttgattgggatgctgtgaaggcacggatagctctcgaccttGCTgctccttgggagatgggtcagaacaccactatgcctagagggatcaagagagtgtacttgaatgatgaggttcggctatggcatcagatcttgagcaactatgtgatgccgagtactcatgagactgagatcccGGCTGCCAtaatcaccctcctctggtgtgtgctagagggtaaggacctgtacttgcctcgttttatccggcattatatggccagggtccacgtccgaggcaccctcccctttccttatctggttacacggctaggccgtcaggctgatgtgccttgggaggatgccgatgagcgaccagCAGCAGCGgtctgcaggaagatcatccctcatagcaggaacttccttgaTTTAGGCTACACACCACCACCTGTCActactactgatgagacagcccctccgtctgctggaccctcttcatccccagctgcccctgctgccaccactgcacctccacccgcctctgagccgttttatcgcctcgtgcaccgtctattccgccagcttgatcagatggagcgccgtaacaggcgccggtatgagagattggagcaccgcagcaggcgacgctattcccatctgaagctgatgatcagacagggcgccgacatcccctccgagcccgacacactatcagagccatcagaggaggaggaggatgagcacgaggaggagcctcattcccaggcggagactcatcagcaggcaggcacagagcacgctacaccacagcaggaggccccacatcagcttgaggctgTAGATCCGGAGATTCCGATCCAGTCAGTcccccctctacagcagccagactttcagcccaccaccaccacagagaccccagctaccatccctaccagtgatgacactccttcacacccggcttgattgagcatcagggatgatgcttcattttaagtgtggggaggtcgccatctctggcgtttattttggtgaactactacatactttttcttttattttggatatttttctgtatttttctctttttcttttattattattttctgactacttatacattgctacttgtgtattttactctattttctgcattttgcattttttgttcatattttagttatttagttcattttagttatttagtttagtttgcaattctaacttattagtggatcaattcgtatagtttaccctttttacataagacagcttagttatagcttagtttaaattgatatcctttgccttgaccccattacaaccttaattaacgacctcatgagttttggtatgactatgttctataattgttgattggttagacgaaaaacaaagttatagaaaggaagaatgaaaagaagaatagagtgattaacccaataaacactgagtgattagaaagaaaacacaaaatccagtgagggttcaaaagctcattaaacatttatctctgattgtcttgcaagttttttttttctctcatctcatttgcaaaaaaatgctttattatttgaggtttagccatatatgtatataatctccttgagaatgtgaaataatttgactacatgtaggctttatatatgagtggatgaattagaattgcatgactcattaggtagatgcatttagcataggttgcatttcataacattccatcactttaaccttaattatttaccttggatttagcatgaggacatgctagtgtttatgtgtggggaggttgataaacccatatttcatgagttcttttgtgcttaattagagtgatttattcaactcttcacctacttattcacattaattgcatggttttactttcccttccttattatgtcatattgtgaaaaatatgtttcctaagctttaaaaaaattaattattttaattacctttatttccattcgatgccgtgattagtgtgttgagtagcttcaggtttcctaaggctgaatgacttaaaggatgaaaaaaggaaatatacaaaaatggaaggagaaggcaaaacggagctttaaggaaactggtatccacgcgatcgcatggacgacgcaatcgcgtgccagaagcaaagaagcagcgacgcggccgcatgactgacacgaccgcgcgccttgagtagaacacccacgacgcggacgcgtgactgacgcgaccgcgtggaaaggaaaagctccaaatgacgcgaccgcgtgacccacgcggacgcgtgatagaggccacgtatcagaatttacagaatacgcccccagcaatttctgacgcgactgtttttatgacattctttactggcagaaatcacgATCGTCAAGCATCTTCCCCAGTTTCAGAGTTACAATTGTTTATCTTCCTAAAATAATCGCTACACTTTCTCTCAGAAAATTAGCAACAACACAAGTTGAAGCAGCAATGCTTACCGACAATGAGGGACGAAGGGATGTAACGACGAGGGAGGAAGCATGTGACCTTGGACAGGGAGAGAAGGGACTCGAAGATAGAGGCTTGACGCTAGGACAGAGACGGCGATTTCAGGGCCGACAACGACGGAGACTACGACACCAACAGCTCCGTCCACGACTTCTAGCAACGTCGAGAAGACAACAGCCGAGACAGAGGAGACGAGCTTGAGCAGTGGGGACGACGACTGGAAAATATTCGAAGGCGTCAGTGAGACAGCGGTGGACGTGAGTTTGGCAAAGAAGGCGGCGGATGAGAAAAGGGATTAGGGTTGGGTCCTCAAAGTCAGAGAGAGAAAGGGGTGGGGGTGGGTTTTGtgggttttatatatatatatatataaaccagtAACCCAAAAAAAACCGGGCCAGTTCCATCAGTTCATCGGTTAACTGTCGATTCGTCCGGCTTTATCACCAATTTTTTGCAGGACAGTTTTAAACGCTAGAGGACCGATTTTCGGTTAACTCAGTCGAATCAACCGATCCGGTCAGTGCAACGAGGGAGGACGCACGACGAGAAAGGCGGCTGCACACGACAGTAAGGTCAGAGAGGAAGCCGATTCGCGCAACAAGGGTTGCGCACCGGAGACACGACGACGGCGCAATGAGCGAGAAGAGGCATACGTTAAAGGCACGACCTATGGGAGGAGGAGTAGGAGACAGAGGACGGAAGCACTTATAGTGAGTGGTTTGTAGCTTAGGGTTGTACGACGCGGATATAGAAAAGACGCAAAACTAAATTTTTTGAATATCAAAATTAGGATTAGAGGAGAATTGGCTAAATTGGCTACAACTATAGTTAGTTCCATAGACTTTCTCTACATTATATATGTTCAAATTTCTCAAATTCGGTTGTCTTTAAAGAACCACAAATGAAGGGAATTATATCTATACTTTAAAAGATGCAACTGCTatggattttatttttattttttgaaacccAAAAACAGAACATAAAATTCCATTAATGGAATACCATGACCATGTGAGATTTCTATGAAAGTAACTCTACTCACAAGTGACAACTGAAATGTTCTATGCGTTCAGAGCACCTTTATAAATACTACAATTTAATCTACCATTACAGATATAATAATATACAAGTATGCCATTTCTCTAAAAGAGAGCCGCTTTACAATGAGATTTCACATTTTCATCATATTTAATGGAGAGATGCCAATGACATAAATACAGAGCAGAAACAGCTACAAATCCCCGTCAAAACATCATGGGACCGCCGATAATGAGCAAAACATCGGCGAATCCAGGGAGTTTCAAAGAATGAGCTTTTGAAAATCTTGGAAGTGAGTCACGAAATTGGGGACACCATGGAAACTATCATGTGGACAAGGAGAACCACAATGCTTACAGGTAGTAACTTGTATACATGGCCTATGAGGGAGCTGCTGACACTCAGCGTTCCTGCATTGATGTACTGATCTTTGCTCTTGGTTGCAGCCACTGAGACGTTTACTGATAAGGAACCTGAACAACAATTTGAAGTTAAGATGAAGTACATGCACCACATAAGCAGCAGAGAAAGAGTTCCTGTGGTGAACTTACAGTCATAGTTTGTCCATCCAATACGCTCATTAGCCAAGTCATAtacaaaaatcttatctttcagCACAAGATCTGCAAAAGCAGAAACAACTGGATGATGAATTCAATACTGAAAATAGGGAATGACTAGTTCACGAGATGACCTGATCAATGAGATGCTAACACAAAGTAAACAGAAAACTGCCAAATCAAATCACCCTGAATCAAGCTTTTGGTAGAATTTTGAAATTATATTCTACAATTTCATTAGAATGTTCACCAAAACAAACTGTTTTGAAGAAGGTCCTCTCACTCCCTTGGACACAGCCAAACACAGAAGACAATCTATTCAAGATTTATTTGTGCATATTTGtgggttttatatatatatatatatacgaacCAGTAACCCAAAAAACCGGGCCAGTTCCATCAGTTCATCGGTTAACTGTCGATTCGTCCGGCTTTATCACCAATTTTTTGCAGGACAGTTTTAAACGCTAGAGGACCGATTTTCGGTTAACTCAGTCGAATCAACCGATCCGGTCAGTGCAACGAGGGAGGACGCACGACGAGAAAGGCGGCTGCACACGACAGTAAGGTCAGAGAGGAAGCCGATTCGCGCAACAAGGGTTGCGCACCGGAGACACGACGACGGCGCAATGAGCGAGAAGAGGCATACGTTAAAGGCACGACCTATGGGAGGAGGAGTAGGAGACAGAGGACGGAAGCACTTATAGTGAGTGGTTTGTAGCTTAGGGTTGTACGACGCGGATATAGAAAAGACGCAAAACTAAATTTTTTGAATATCAAAATTAGGATTAGAGGAGAATTGGCTAAATTGGCTACAACTATAGTTAGTTCCATAGACTTTCTCTACATTATATATGTTCAAATTTCTCAAATTCGGTTGTCTTTAAAGAACCACAAATGAAGGGAATTATATCTATACTTTAAAAGATGCAACTGCTatggattttatttttattttttgaaacccAAAAACAGAACATAAAATTCCATTAATGGAATACCATGACCATGTGAGATTTCTATGAAAGTAACTCTACTCACAAGTGACAACTGAAATGTTCTATGCGTTCAGAGCACCTTTATAAATACTACAATTTAATCTACCATTACAGATATAATAATATACAAGTATGCCATTTCTCTAAAAGAGAGCCGCTTTACAATGAGATTTCACATTTTCATCATATTTAATGGAGAGATGCCAATGACATAAATACAGAGCAGAAACAGCTACAAATCCCCGTCAAAACATCATGGGACCGCCGATAATGAGCAAAACATCGGCGAATCCAGGGAGTTTCAAAGAATGAGCTTTTGAAAATCTTGGAAGTGAGTCACGAAATTGGGGACACCATGGAAACTATCATGTGGACAAGGAGAACCACAATGCTTACAGGTAGTAACTTGTATACATGGCCTATGAGGGAGCTGCTGACACTCAGCGTTCCTGCATTGATGTACTGATCTTTGCTCTTGGTTGCAGCCACTGAGACGTTTACTGATAAGGAACCTGAACAACAATTTGAAGTTAAGATGAAGTACATGCACCACATAAGCAGCAGAGAAAGAGTTCCTGTGGTGAACTTACAGTCATAGTTTGTCCATCCAATACGCTCATTAGCCAAGTCATAtacaaaaatcttatctttcagCACAAGATCTGCAAAAGCAGAAACAACTGGATGATGAATTCAATACTGAAAATAGGGAATGACTAGTTCACGAGATGACCTGATCAATGAGATGCTAACACAAAGTAAACAGAAAACTGCCAAATCAAATCACCCTGAATCAAGCTTTTGGTAGAATTTTGAAATTATATTCTACAATTTCATTAGAATGTTCACCAAAACAAACTGTTTTGAAGAAGGTCCTCTCACTCCCTTGGACACAGCCAAACACAGAAGACAATCTATTCAAGATTTATTTGTGCATAGTACTAAATTGCCTATTTCATAATCAAATGGGAGGAAGCAATTGTTTCTTCAAACTTCTAGAAAATCTTATTCTAGGGTCTAacctcctaaaattgtgaatccCTCCTGCACTTTCTGGAAACCCATGCACCACATTGCAGCACCATCCTGTAAAAGCAACGTGACATATCATATGATTAGAGTATTACAATTGAGGTAATTCACAACTCGGAGCATTCCTCCTACCTTTGcaagaaaaaagaaggaagacTGAGATCACAGAGAAAAGGCATACTTACAAGAAAACCATAATGCATAAGGTATTGTTCTGGTTTCAGAACCATGGATGCTCCACCGATAAAGTTTAAACTGACTGAAGGAAATATATCACCTATGCTGAATAAGAATGAATCAAATGAGATCCTGAGAGGTCCAAATAGGAGAATCTCTCTTTTTATTAttgagaaaatttaaagatctttATAACTTTATTATAATAGTGAGTTTAGATTGAACTAACCTGGTTGGGACCAGATAGCACTGGTTTCCTTTAGAAATAATGGGTCTGGCAAACTGTGACACAGTTGTAGTTATCTACACATTCATTTGAATATTCCGTGTCATTATATTGAATACCCTTTCTTTCAAGTCAGTATTATTTCTAAGATTACAAGATAAACATGCCAAATGAAGATTTTTTTTCTTGCTCTCTCTTCAACNNNNNNNNNNNNNNNNNNNNNNNNNNNNNNNNNNNNNNNNNNNNNNNNNNNNNNNNNNNNNNNNNNNNNNNNNNNNNNNNNNNNNNNNNNNNNNNNNNNNNNNNNNNNNNNNNNNNNNNNNNNNNNNNNNNNNNNNNNNNNNNNNNNNNNNNNNNNNNNNNNNNNNNNNNNNNNNNNNNNNNNNNNNNNNNNNNNNNNNNNNNNNNNNNNNNNNNNNNNNNNNNNNNNNNNNNNNNNNNNNNNNNNNNNNNNNNNNNNNNNNNNNNNNNNNNNNNNNNNNNNNNNNNNNNNNNNNNNNNNNNNNNNNNNNNNNNNNNNNNNNNNNNNNNNNNNNNNNNNNNNNNNNNNNNNNNNNNNNNNNNNNNNNNNNNNNNNNNNNNNNNNNNNNNNNNNNNNNNNNNNNNNNNNNNNNNNNNNNNNNNNNNNNNNNNNNNNNNNNNNNNNNNNNNNNNNNNNNNNNNNNNNNNNNNNNNNNNNNNNNNNNNNNNNNNNNNNNNNNNNNNNNNNNNNNNNNNNNNNNNNNNNNNNNNNNNNNNNNNNNNNNNNNNNNNNNNNNNNNNNNNNNNNNNNNNNNNNNNNNNNNNNNNNNNNNNNNNNNNNNNNNNNNNNNNNNNNNNNNNNNNNNNNNNNNNNNNNNNNNNNNNNNNNNNNNNNNNNNNNNNNNNNNNNNNNNNNNNNNNNNNNNNNNNNNNNNNNNNNNNNNNNNNNNNNNNNNNNNNNNNNNNNNNNNNNNNNNNNNNNNNNNNNNNNNNNNNNNNNNNNNNNNNNNNNNNNNNNNNNNNNNNNNNNNNNNNNNNNNNNNNNNNNNNNNNNNNNNNNNNNNNNNNNNNNNNNNNNNNNNNNNNNNNNAGAATTGTGACAGCATTTTTCAATACTTCATTGCCTAGTTCATACTGTAACAGTAGGATTTTGGATGACAGCGCAATTCAAATTCCATTTGACTACCAGAACTTTACAACATGTAAAGGTTCAAACATATCGAGTTAAAAAGCGAACATACAGCATTGACAAatggatcataagcttcttgaATAAGGTATGCCAATGTTGTACCAGAGTCAACTATGGTTCCCCGATTGTTAGATGTTCCAAATGCAGCTGGATCAATTGAGAGGAGCTGTCCGTTGACAGCAATACTCTGAAGATTTAAGTTGTAATGGGGCCTGAAATTTGATCAAGGAATTACTCAACTGCATTGCAGCGATACTCATATATCTGTATTGTTACTAAAACAGAATACTGGCAAGATACGGATTTTAGGAACCCAATTCTCATAGTAATATCACCTTTATAACTAATACATCCAGATGAttattttgtaattagaaaaatCTTTGGCAGGTAATCAAAAGAACTCCATGCAAAGACAAATAGAACTCATACTTTCCCCTTGTACCAATGTGAAACAATATTAGGGGGAAGATTATCCCACCAACTAAGGAAAGAAAACAAGGAACTCCAGAAGAAAGAACATACTGTGATGGGACAAGTGGAGTATAAACAATGCCAGGCTCCAATATCTCACCAAGAACTAGTATGCCTCCTCCATTGCCATCTCCTTTTAAGCAATGCGAGAAAACTTTGGGGGTCATGCCTTTTGATGACAACTGCGATATAACAGATAGAGCACCAGGTCCAAATCCAAAAATTCCGTCAACTGCTTTTTCTGTCTTAGTCAAATCTCCAGATTGATAGGTGCTACACCTGCTCCCAAGACAACAAtccaaaaaggaaaaaagtatataaaagaataaataaaataaaattaaaacaggaGAGAATATTATCATAGATATGGGAATGAATACCCCAGAAGACACAATAGGTGATTGCTGAAAGCCTAAAGATAAGCCCCATTTATTTAAAAATCCACCTATTGACAAAATTTTCTATAAAACATGTTATTACTGTTGATTCAATCCATCATATTATAACATAACAAGATTTGCTAACAATCACACAAACTGTACTCTTCAACCTAAATATAGGTTCCTGAGATTCCATCATCCAGATTTGCTCTTTATATGTCCTTACTCTCACATTCAGCACACATAAATTATCCATAATGGCATAAAGACTCACCCAAAAACGATGGTAGATGATGAGTTAGAAAGCACAGACTGTCCCACAATCGTGTCAAGATATATAGCATCGGAAACATAATATCCAGTTGTACCACTTCCATCTCCATACTGAAAGGTGTAGCTGCACTGATTAACCTGAGAGGAGCATTCACTTGTTGCAGTTTGAACCGCATAAGTGCATATCGGGTCCGAGCAGGAAACCAGTGCAGCAGTGGATGAGCTGGCTGCATCAAAGAAATTGAGCTGAATCTGTAAAGAGCATCACACAACACATAAGAAGAGCAATCAATGATGCTGTGAAACATCTCTTTACTTACAATGAATACAAAAAGACTACAACCAAAGGCACAAAGGCGTAAAAACTTCTCACCCCCAGCCCGCTAGACTGTGGACAATTACTGCATCTGTTGCAATTAACCCACAAGATGTCACTCCCAGTATCAATCTGGACATTAAATTCCTTAGGAGGAGAACCCATCTTCACTTTTGTAAAGTACAATCTGAACAACAAATCCAAGACTAACACACGATTAGAGATCATACATAACAAAATATAAAACTTTTGAGAGTAATGCATCATTGCTCCTCCTTTATTATATCAATCTTTGGCTAAGTATTGTACTTAACCAGTTGAACACAATACAAAAACTTTATTATAATcttaaaatattttctaacttCCAATTGAGAAATCATAAAGAACTGAAAAAAGATATATACATAACTAAATACCTACAGAAACTAGTAATGGTAAGTACTAAGTAATTACATACTTAACAGAAACGCAAGATCACGAAAGAATCCGAGCAATAAATGCGCAATGAAATGAGAAGGTAAGAGTTCAATTTACCCGTACCCAACGAAGTAAGGATCGGAGGTTCCTTGGACTGAGAAGTCGACAACGCCGGCAACAGTTGCGCCTTGCAAGATTCGAGCGTGGCGTGCTCTGTCGCGAGCTCTCAGCGCCTCCGGCTCCATGCGACGGTTCAGGGGAATGGTGCGTTCCAGGGGAAGATAGCTCCCCGGAAGCACCACCGTTGCCGGCACCGCCGTCACCACAGCAGTTAAGGCCAGCAACACGGCGACGAAACTCCGCATTTGTTGTGTTCTCTTTCTGTTTCGgtgtgttttgttttgttttcttcttcaatGGCAAattaaagatgatgatgatgtagcaGCCTTCTCTGCATTGAGGCTTTAGAGAAAGAAAAGCAAAGACAGAACAAGAACGAGAGAGATGAGCTTACCGTTTCAACCTTCCACTGTTTTCAGCTCCCCGAGCTCTCTTGCGCTTCTATATAGTTTTAAGGGCTACGGATACGTTAAAAGAGCACCCCGTTTTTTAGTTTTTGGaagaatttttaattaaatatttatccttgtattttttctttttacacaTTCTTCGTTTTTCTTTTAATCATAGTTTAAAAGAGACGAGACATTTGTCTGTGCTAGGGTTCTTGCCTCCTTCTACCATCGTCACTTGTTCTCTATTCCTCTCCCTCTGCGGTCGCTCGTTCACTATCCCTCTCCCTCTGTGGTCCTTCGTTCTCTGATCATCGTACAACATTGTTGGTTCTTTGCTCCTCACCGTGCGTTGTCGCTACTGCTCTGCTCCTCCCCGTGTCTCGCGGTCATTGGTGGGTGGTCTCGCCGTGTCTTGCTTCCGTGTCTGCTCGAAGTCGAAGCAACATTTCTTCTGTTGTCTGGACTCACTCCGGCTCTCTGCTTTAGTTCGGTAGTTCAATTCAGGTATCTCTCTCAATTTAGTTTCTTTCTTCTCAAAGTTtcaatttttcaattaaaaaatagaaataatatgAAAGAGTCtgctgatattttttttttacatgtgTGAAACTATAACATTGGTTAGTTTTAGCAATTTTGGTTAGTTATGTTTTTGTTAGTGGaagataaaaattttacaaaaccgTTTGCATTTATCGTTGAGAAGCATTGCTATGTCATTATTATGTATGGAATAGGGTTCAAGTTCGGAAGATATTGTAGTGGATTCTTAGAAATTATTACATGTCAATTCGATCGATTGTGtccatattttatattattactGTCAAGTAAGTACTTGTCTAGGGAGTGTGTTGTTCTTAATTCTTGGATCTGACATTGTCCTGCCACTTGGATGTATTATTAATTCATTATGTTCAAAACACAATTTTTAGCCTTTTCACGTCTTTATGCAGATCAGATTATTAATATTGTGATTAAGTATCTATTTTCTTTTGCTCGGCCTGAAGTTGAAATTGTCCCCGTCTTCGTTGGCTCAATTCCATACTTGTTGCTCTCCAAGTCTGCAAAAGGTGTTGAGAAGACCTCCTCTCATTTCTTCCCAAAGATCCTCGTTGTATACAAGAACTTAAACTTTTGTATCGTGACTATTGTTTTTATGTGAGATTTATATGCGTGCATATCTCGAACTTGCTTGTATTTGTAAAATCAGGGAATTCATTGCTCTTGAAGGCATTGTCGGCAAAGGTAGTCATTGATGCacattttatatgaaattttggGAGGCCTTTACTTCTAATATAGCCACTTAATATGCCTATTTCCTAACAGAAGCTCAAACTTCAAGAAACTCATCCCCAAGAGTGACCATTGAAGCTGTTTAGAAAGCTGTAAGTGCCTGGCGTTTTATTATGTTCATTGCTCACTGGGTTCAATTCCATAT is a genomic window of Arachis ipaensis cultivar K30076 chromosome B06, Araip1.1, whole genome shotgun sequence containing:
- the LOC107648768 gene encoding aspartic proteinase-like protein 2 isoform X1, with protein sequence MRSFVAVLLALTAVVTAVPATVVLPGSYLPLERTIPLNRRMEPEALRARDRARHARILQGATVAGVVDFSVQGTSDPYFVGYGLYFTKVKMGSPPKEFNVQIDTGSDILWVNCNRCSNCPQSSGLGIQLNFFDAASSSTAALVSCSDPICTYAVQTATSECSSQVNQCSYTFQYGDGSGTTGYYVSDAIYLDTIVGQSVLSNSSSTIVFGCSTYQSGDLTKTEKAVDGIFGFGPGALSVISQLSSKGMTPKVFSHCLKGDGNGGGILVLGEILEPGIVYTPLVPSQPHYNLNLQSIAVNGQLLSIDPAAFGTSNNRGTIVDSGTTLAYLIQEAYDPFVNAITTTVSQFARPIISKGNQCYLVPTSIGDIFPSVSLNFIGGASMVLKPEQYLMHYGFLDGAAMWCMGFQKVQEGFTILGDLVLKDKIFVYDLANERIGWTNYDCSLSVNVSVAATKSKDQYINAGTLSVSSSLIGHVYKLLPVSIVVLLVHMIVSMVSPIS
- the LOC107648768 gene encoding aspartic proteinase-like protein 2 isoform X2; translation: MRSFVAVLLALTAVVTAVPATVVLPGSYLPLERTIPLNRRMEPEALRARDRARHARILQGATVAGVVDFSVQGTSDPYFVGLYFTKVKMGSPPKEFNVQIDTGSDILWVNCNRCSNCPQSSGLGIQLNFFDAASSSTAALVSCSDPICTYAVQTATSECSSQVNQCSYTFQYGDGSGTTGYYVSDAIYLDTIVGQSVLSNSSSTIVFGCSTYQSGDLTKTEKAVDGIFGFGPGALSVISQLSSKGMTPKVFSHCLKGDGNGGGILVLGEILEPGIVYTPLVPSQPHYNLNLQSIAVNGQLLSIDPAAFGTSNNRGTIVDSGTTLAYLIQEAYDPFVNAITTTVSQFARPIISKGNQCYLVPTSIGDIFPSVSLNFIGGASMVLKPEQYLMHYGFLDGAAMWCMGFQKVQEGFTILGDLVLKDKIFVYDLANERIGWTNYDCSLSVNVSVAATKSKDQYINAGTLSVSSSLIGHVYKLLPVSIVVLLVHMIVSMVSPIS